In Propionimicrobium sp. PCR01-08-3, one DNA window encodes the following:
- a CDS encoding glycerate kinase — MKVVLAPDSFKESMSAAHAAAAMSRGVRSVFPDAQCVEVPMADGGEGTTDALVAVLGGEFRQVSTVDALGRPIQAVYGLDPGGLAIIEVATAVGLGQIKPDERDVLRSTSSGVADVIVDALDAGATTFIIGLGGSATTDCGAGMLAGLGARWLAADGSELTPDPTALADLDRVDLSGLDPRLGQVTIELACDVTNPLLGPDGSAAVFGPQKGATPDDVGYLDGVLEKVANALVAAGTPDVRDVPGAGAAGGLGAAFLAIGAELRRGAEIVAEAAHLDEAVEDADLVLTGEGGMDFQTRSGKTPAGVAEVAARHDVPVIAFAGTLGRGVDDLVGQTFDAVIPITTGPGTLDDALRQGPANLERAVASTMRVLRLGGWLLG; from the coding sequence ATGAAAGTTGTATTGGCTCCGGATTCGTTCAAGGAGTCGATGAGCGCAGCGCACGCTGCGGCAGCAATGAGCCGCGGCGTGCGTTCTGTTTTCCCCGATGCACAGTGCGTCGAGGTCCCGATGGCCGACGGCGGCGAAGGCACCACCGACGCCTTGGTCGCCGTACTCGGCGGCGAGTTCCGGCAGGTTTCGACAGTGGACGCGCTCGGGCGACCGATACAGGCGGTCTACGGACTGGATCCTGGTGGGTTGGCCATCATCGAGGTCGCCACGGCGGTGGGCTTGGGCCAGATCAAACCGGACGAACGAGACGTGCTTCGTAGCACCTCATCTGGCGTCGCGGATGTGATCGTGGACGCGCTCGACGCGGGCGCCACCACCTTCATCATCGGCCTGGGCGGCAGTGCCACCACCGACTGCGGTGCGGGAATGCTGGCCGGACTGGGCGCCCGATGGCTCGCCGCCGATGGCAGCGAACTGACGCCCGACCCCACCGCGCTCGCCGATCTCGATCGAGTGGACCTCAGCGGGCTCGATCCCAGGCTCGGCCAGGTGACGATCGAGTTGGCCTGCGATGTCACGAACCCACTTTTGGGGCCGGATGGTTCCGCCGCCGTCTTCGGACCACAGAAAGGCGCGACGCCCGATGACGTGGGCTATCTCGATGGCGTCTTGGAAAAAGTTGCGAATGCCCTGGTAGCCGCCGGCACTCCGGATGTGCGAGACGTGCCCGGCGCGGGTGCCGCCGGTGGGCTCGGGGCGGCGTTCTTGGCGATCGGTGCCGAGTTGCGCCGTGGCGCCGAGATCGTGGCCGAAGCCGCCCACCTTGACGAGGCAGTCGAAGACGCCGACCTGGTGCTCACCGGAGAAGGCGGCATGGATTTTCAGACCCGCTCGGGCAAGACCCCGGCGGGGGTGGCCGAGGTGGCAGCCCGCCATGACGTGCCGGTCATTGCCTTTGCCGGCACACTCGGACGCGGAGTCGACGATCTGGTCGGTCAGACCTTCGACGCCGTCATTCCGATCACCACCGGCCCGGGAACACTCGACGACGCACTGCGGCAGGGGCCGGCGAATCTGGAGCGAGCGGTTGCCAGCACGATGCGCGTGCTGAGACTGGGTGGCTGGCTGCTCGGCTGA
- a CDS encoding DUF3040 domain-containing protein, whose amino-acid sequence MALSEEEQRLLEQLEASLAEDDPKLAQTLGKTSTPRQIHGRRATLAGVLFVLGLVLLVVGMRTNWIVSIFGFLAMLVATVVALGAWRKATGTAEKAKPTPPSSSEPFMGKMEDRWRRRQEGGL is encoded by the coding sequence ATGGCACTTTCAGAAGAAGAGCAGCGGCTCCTTGAACAACTTGAAGCGTCCTTGGCTGAGGACGACCCGAAGTTAGCTCAGACTCTCGGCAAGACCAGCACTCCTCGACAGATACACGGACGCAGGGCGACCCTGGCGGGCGTGCTTTTCGTGCTTGGCTTGGTGTTGCTCGTTGTCGGCATGCGCACCAACTGGATCGTCAGTATCTTCGGCTTCCTCGCGATGCTGGTGGCCACCGTGGTGGCTCTGGGGGCATGGCGAAAGGCCACCGGTACTGCAGAAAAGGCGAAGCCGACGCCGCCATCGAGTTCCGAACCGTTCATGGGCAAGATGGAGGATCGCTGGCGTCGCCGTCAAGAAGGTGGGCTCTGA
- a CDS encoding YhgE/Pip domain-containing protein codes for MTINHAGSGKKLRWTTWLGLILVPVLLAGGLLWATWNSDDRMDEVRAAVVNQDVAVELQGQLVPMGRQLTAALVDSDREQNLAWEQATFDGAEAGLKTGEYAAMVVIPEDFSAAATSYAGDAQDAYSATIQVQTSPVAGIADATLGKVVAQEAAQVLNESLTSAYLDQIYVGFNQMGEQFVTLADAASQLSHGADQLSDGASELSNGLNQTASGVSEFATGVNQAASGTQQYAAGVSQYAGGVSQLAGGVSQYAVGVDQYASGVGQYAAGMNTLSQQVQPLPAGAQQLAQGAQQSADGVGQYVDGVNQVVNPMIDVLSQYPELAETIQQITGDQEGLDQAVAYMRQAQDDMAELEQMSGWTVEQLAQEKNGSEGFLDCPLGTTTADGMDCDAYWAAVQAGITTADQTMADARQDEDLGPIIDNLEKLPDQLAGIQLPSGGVDVLEMATQLRDGGEALKGGTSQLADGVTQFAGGMQPLVDGMNQTTDAANQLSSGANQLSDGADQLADGANQLNDGTGQLVDGANQLSDGMTQLSSGAGQLTDGVNQLADGGSQFSDGVSQYADGMSQFADGIAQGKDQIPSYSDSDRDNLADVVASPVSTGNLTGTATLGTGWATALLVLALWAGAMATFMVVKVLSKRLLSSARPSAYLVGEALLPGVIVVGVQAVAVTAIGQAALGLPFAKLAGLLGISLVAGLAFVAVNHALVAWFGRIGRFVSLAFVVIAMAPMVTDAIPGLFATLRAISPMSPALDAMRSLITSSGGTAVAVFQLLLWLLLGLVASAAAIIKHRTTTMDDLVSAQTSPD; via the coding sequence ATGACGATCAATCATGCTGGTAGTGGCAAGAAGCTGCGCTGGACGACCTGGCTGGGGCTGATCCTGGTTCCGGTGCTGTTGGCGGGCGGACTGCTGTGGGCCACCTGGAACAGCGACGACCGGATGGACGAGGTTCGCGCCGCCGTCGTGAATCAGGACGTCGCCGTCGAGCTGCAAGGGCAGTTGGTGCCGATGGGACGCCAGCTCACCGCCGCCCTCGTCGACTCGGACCGTGAACAGAATCTCGCGTGGGAGCAGGCCACCTTCGACGGCGCCGAGGCCGGTTTGAAGACCGGCGAATACGCGGCGATGGTCGTCATTCCCGAGGACTTCTCGGCCGCCGCCACGTCGTACGCGGGCGACGCGCAGGACGCCTATTCGGCCACCATCCAGGTACAAACCTCACCGGTGGCGGGCATCGCGGATGCCACCTTGGGCAAGGTCGTCGCACAGGAAGCTGCCCAGGTGCTCAATGAGAGCCTGACCTCGGCCTACCTCGATCAGATCTATGTCGGCTTCAATCAGATGGGGGAGCAGTTCGTCACCTTGGCGGACGCCGCCTCGCAGCTGTCGCATGGTGCAGACCAGCTGTCCGATGGCGCGTCCGAACTGTCGAACGGCCTGAATCAGACGGCGTCGGGGGTGAGCGAGTTCGCCACCGGTGTGAATCAGGCGGCGAGCGGCACCCAGCAGTACGCGGCCGGCGTCAGCCAATACGCGGGCGGGGTCAGCCAGCTCGCCGGCGGCGTCAGCCAGTATGCGGTCGGGGTGGATCAATACGCGTCAGGCGTCGGCCAGTACGCGGCCGGCATGAACACCTTGTCCCAACAGGTGCAGCCGTTGCCCGCCGGAGCCCAGCAGCTGGCCCAGGGCGCCCAGCAGTCCGCGGACGGCGTGGGGCAGTACGTCGACGGTGTGAACCAAGTGGTCAACCCGATGATCGATGTGCTGAGCCAGTATCCCGAACTCGCCGAGACCATCCAGCAGATCACCGGCGACCAGGAAGGCCTCGATCAGGCGGTTGCCTATATGCGTCAAGCTCAGGACGACATGGCCGAGCTTGAGCAGATGAGCGGCTGGACAGTCGAACAACTGGCACAGGAAAAGAACGGCTCGGAAGGCTTCCTGGACTGTCCACTCGGCACCACAACAGCCGACGGAATGGACTGCGACGCCTATTGGGCCGCCGTCCAGGCCGGCATCACTACAGCCGATCAGACGATGGCCGACGCCCGCCAGGACGAAGATCTCGGACCGATCATCGACAATCTCGAGAAGTTGCCCGATCAGCTGGCCGGGATCCAGCTGCCCTCGGGCGGCGTCGATGTTCTCGAGATGGCCACCCAACTGCGAGATGGCGGTGAGGCCTTGAAGGGCGGCACCTCCCAGCTGGCAGATGGCGTCACCCAGTTCGCCGGCGGCATGCAGCCGCTGGTCGACGGCATGAACCAGACCACCGATGCGGCGAACCAGCTGTCTTCGGGAGCCAACCAGTTGAGCGACGGCGCCGATCAACTCGCCGACGGGGCCAATCAGCTGAACGACGGTACCGGGCAACTGGTCGACGGCGCCAATCAGCTGTCGGACGGCATGACGCAACTGTCGTCCGGTGCCGGTCAGCTGACCGATGGAGTGAACCAGCTTGCCGACGGTGGCTCACAATTCTCGGACGGCGTGTCACAGTATGCGGACGGCATGAGCCAGTTCGCGGACGGCATCGCCCAGGGCAAGGACCAGATTCCCTCCTACAGCGATTCCGACCGGGATAATCTCGCCGACGTCGTGGCTTCTCCGGTGTCCACCGGCAACCTGACCGGCACCGCCACACTCGGCACCGGCTGGGCGACTGCGTTGCTGGTGCTCGCACTGTGGGCGGGGGCGATGGCCACCTTCATGGTGGTGAAGGTGCTGAGCAAGCGGCTGCTGAGTTCGGCGCGTCCATCGGCCTACCTGGTCGGTGAGGCGTTGCTGCCAGGGGTGATCGTGGTGGGCGTCCAAGCCGTCGCGGTGACGGCGATCGGACAGGCCGCGCTCGGGTTGCCGTTCGCCAAGCTGGCGGGGCTGCTCGGCATCAGCCTGGTGGCTGGGCTCGCCTTCGTGGCGGTCAATCACGCGCTGGTGGCCTGGTTCGGCAGAATCGGACGATTCGTCTCGCTGGCGTTCGTGGTGATCGCGATGGCTCCCATGGTGACCGACGCAATACCTGGTTTGTTCGCCACCTTGCGCGCGATCTCGCCGATGAGCCCGGCCCTGGACGCCATGCGCTCGCTGATCACGTCGTCGGGCGGTACCGCGGTGGCGGTCTTCCAGTTGCTGCTCTGGCTACTGCTCGGCCTGGTGGCGAGCGCAGCCGCGATCATCAAACACCGCACGACGACCATGGACGATCTGGTGAGCGCCCAAACGAGCCCCGATTAG